The Nicotiana tabacum cultivar K326 chromosome 5, ASM71507v2, whole genome shotgun sequence sequence ATTGAAGATATGAATCTGATGACGCAAAAAAGTCCAAATTcagcattaaatatcaaatacgttagagaatttgtatttaataggaatgattgagtaacgtttcttttaatgtcatttattgctcataattgtctcattaagacaaaggcattacaccttctcctagaatcaattataaaaggagaaggactcaACATCTGTAGGGACACGGAATACAATTGAGATtttactgaaatacaaaactatttactgcttcattattgTTCTCAaaagtcttttattattttcgtctcctgattatcagtaacctgaatttctctttatttctagttTTGACCAaaaactcagatttttggttaaacacgtATATCCTTAATCCGTCAGCATCTGCCTATTATAAGTTGAATGCATCTGGCTATGAAAATGGTGAATTTTTCCTAAACTGCTACTTGTATAAAGAAGCTCCTTTTTGTAAATTTCTTTAATGACATTAACAATTTTCATTTTGATAATCGTGGAAACAATGTTTAGCTTCACAAATTCTATAGGTGTGTGACAAATTAGAAATATTGATAACTGTCTACAACCAAGTCGTTGTAGTATAGTGGTAAGTATTCCCGCCTGTCACCCGGGTGACCCGGGTTCGATCCCCGGCAGCGGCGTATATTTTGTTTTTCTACTATTTTACTGTTTATTCATCAAAAGCAAAATTAGATAGCAACTAGGATTGAGAATAATCCAATTGTTTTATTCGGTCGTTATAATTCTAATTCTTTGTGTGTGCTTTAATGGATAGACAGAGATTATGGATAGACTAATGAAGAATACAGCtagagaaagaagagaagagGATCTGTAGAACCAAATTTGGGAGGTCATGTTGTAAACGTTAATTAGAAACTCCTGATGTTGTGAATTTCGTCTGCTTCCATATGGTTATGTGACTGCACTGTGCTAAACAATCATATCTCACTTGTGAGATTTTTATgggtttgttgttattattgtataAACAAAAAAGGTGGTTCGATACACTAAGTTCCTGTTATGCGCGGAGTCCGGGAAAGGGCCGGACCATAAAGGTCTATCGTACGCATCCTTAcgctgcatttctgcaagaggatGTTTCCACGGttcgaactcgtgacctcctaGTCACATGACAGTaattttaccagttacgccaagactATCCGCGGGGTCCAGGAAAGAGCGGGATCACAAGGGTCTAtcatacgcagccttaccctgcatttctgcaagaggctgtttccgcgactcgaactcgtgaccttcTAGTCACATGGCAGTAATTTTACCAGTTACGCCGAGACTTCCCTTGTATAAATAGACAGTATAAATTAAAGATCTTTTAATGACATGATTAATGTAATCTAACCTATTATAGTAGGTTTACTATAATAGGTTAATTAGTTACaatctttttttcaaattactgATTGATAATTCGTCATACATATTTACATATAATTACCTTATAAATGATCttattgtgtaaatatttttatacaTTCAGTTTTAAGACTACCGGTTCAGCTATTAAAAACTAGCTACTCCACTTCCAATATCCTCCGACCACCTAAGTTAGGTAGTTTTCATGTTTTTGGCCCTCTAGTATATTATATGAACTGTGTAAGCTagttccttttgtttgaaaatgcATGTCGCTATAAGATCTTGGAAGGGAAGTTTTGGAATAATGGTAAAGTTGTCTTCGTGTGacttataggtcacgggttcgagccgtggaatcaaCCACGCTGATGCTTACATCTGAGTAGGCTGCGGGTGCGGCCTTCTCCAGATTTTGTATAAACACGGAATGCTTCGTGCACTGGATTGCCTTTTTATAAGATCTTGCACATAATTCGCAAGTAGCTAGATCATCAACCCATAAATCGTAAAAGTACTAAAGATTTCATAATAATATCATATCATACATCAAGCGGAATTCATATTTTTTCCCCATAATCAAGAGCACTAGGTCTTATTATATATCCACTTCAGAGAATTACAAATATAGTACTATATACTTAACTATAAGTTGCTTTTTAGAGCAATTATTTAAGTTCTTGATATCAAGCAGAACAATCCATACATATTAACGTGAAATGGACGTAGGTCGTTTCAATTAGTATGGACTTTCGCCTCTATAATTACCTGGAGGATCATAGTTGCAAGAGACAACATATCCTCCATTGTTACACTGAACCCTAGCACATCCAACACGAACCGAGTTACGCCAAACCACCTGAGTATAGTGTCCACACACCTGTCCTTGGGCACAAGTGTTTGAGTCGTGGGCATAATACTGTTTCTCATTGACCCACATCTCGACGGCCTTAGCGGCCGTCAAGAAATCGCCACTTCCCCAAGCTAGGTTTTCGCCGTATTGACCATGAGAATGTACGAGGTTACAATCTGCAGCCAATTGGGAAGCATAATTTTGTGCATAGGCTGCTACCTGGTCGTCCCAGGTCAAAGGTTCTACACCTACATCTGCACGAGCTGTGTTATGGGCATCCAAATAGTCTTGTTGAGAGTTTTGAGCATGACAAGAGTGGGATATTATTAGGAATAAGAGAAGCGTAGAgacaagaaaaaatgaagacattTGTGAAAAGAGAACAAATTCCATGACTATAGGAGAAATGTTGTACTTTGAATGGAAAAACTAGATTTACTACCAAGGGTATTTATAGGAGAAATCTTGAAGATTTCACGGCGATTATTCATGTACTTGCTTAATTTTTTGACATGGTAATATCAATGTAATATATCCTGTTATAGATAGTTATTTATCCTGTTTCCCAGGTTaccataacaataacaacaacaactacccacTAAAGTCTCACTAAGTGGGGTTTGGAGAGGGTactgtgtatgcagaccttacccctaccctgataGGGCAGAAAgtctgtttccgatagaccttcggCTCAGGTTACCATATTAAACTTATATAAGCAGTTACCAATATTTTACCTGGCACCGGAGGTCTCGTTCATCCTTAACCAAAGGTCTCGGGTTCAAGTCCATGGGTATGGAGTCGCCTTCGTCAGGGAGCGCTTTATGCCCCAATGTGGGACTTCTCCGGACGAATCCGAATTTAGTTGGGCCCCAATATAAGTACCCGTGTATACCGTACACAGGGTGGGAAacgaagaaaaaatattttacctGATGCtgcaaaattattttaaaaaattgtcAATGCATGAAGTTAAACACTTTTTTGATCTAGCAGTTGtgctttttttaaataaaatattggttatgGTTAATGTGTTAATTAATATTATCTGCATTAAACGATCTGATAATTTTTGCTTTCATATTTTTATCTATGTTGTTTCAGAAGAATGGGAATGTCCAttggaaaaagaaattaaaataaatactttttGATGTTTGTTTTTTCTAATAATCTTATTTCTAAATCTTATATTATACTATTTCTTATAATAATTTGTACAATCAATTCTCTAAAAGAAAAAACTATAATAAAACCAAACACAGTGtgtgtcttcttctttttcttttcacattATTTGTGGAAAACTTGAACATGGCCGTCATCTCGATGACGTCAAATAACTTTCAAATTTGGAtgtaaagaaaattttctttccttCCCTTAATTTCCAACACGTTACTCATATACTATCATACTTTTCTTTTCTACTAGCCTCAAGGTACGCGCGATGCGCGTGTATTCTATCTCAATGAGTActaatttattaaaaatttatatttaaataataaaataaaaatataagttccTGAAGATGATTATATATGTTAAAGGATAATATAtccaatatataatattttttaaggataaaataagCGAACGGCATTTCGCCAAGAGCGTTagtgtttttaatatagtatagatatagatatagaatATGGGATACACATGCAAAACACGTACCCTCAAGCTAGTATTAAGGTATGCGCTCTGCGCGTGTACCTATATTAATAAGaatataattttagaaaaaatataaaaatattattaaaataaaactaaagaaaaatgtaagtttttgaaaataataaatattgatttcattgcgCTAGGCgagaagataaaataaataaatactttttcaAGAAAAGATCAAAGTATATTCAATTCTTAaaattgtatacggtcgaaattggAGAGCTCGATTTCGAAGGCTTGATCATACCCCGAGCTCGAGTTCGGGAAGCTCGAAGTAAGAATCGACCCTGGCCAGGATGTGCGCACCTCGAGGAGAAAATCGGAGACCCGTCATGATCTGCCTCAAGGGCAGTACAATTTCGATGACACTCAAGAAAGAGCGGGAATTTCTCAAGAACACGTGGATCAAGGCATAAATTA is a genomic window containing:
- the LOC107763263 gene encoding pathogenesis-related protein 1C precursor (The RefSeq protein has 4 substitutions compared to this genomic sequence), whose amino-acid sequence is MEFVLFSQMSSFFLVSTLLLFLIISHSCHAQNSQQDYLDAHNTARADVGVEPLTWDDQVAAYAQNYASQLAADCNLVHSHGQYGENLAWGSGDFLTAAKAVEMWVNEKQYYAHDSNTCAQGQVCGHYTQVVWRNSVRVGCARVQCNNGGYIVSCNYDPPGNVIGKSPY